A single Entelurus aequoreus isolate RoL-2023_Sb linkage group LG11, RoL_Eaeq_v1.1, whole genome shotgun sequence DNA region contains:
- the LOC133660406 gene encoding DNA-binding death effector domain-containing protein 2-like, whose translation MSETSHLTTTHNKRFKGTKGANRPTINMTSYALRRSLNWDETECLNYYGMLSLHEVFEIVGCQLTETDIEVLSFLLNETCVGTHPLNPEDWTVKPFEDDPPELGVTPSPMLLTVWRRLQSQCSQHPVVQASYKSKNGLELLLELERQGYLSDGNLEPLLQLLRVLTRHDLLPLVSHKRKRTVSPERIERRCAVQHRELLCTSGLRGPHRQAEMPLPSFTQQLRTESGSSLRRKKRKKRGNGWSRRPKKTNKQDHPMPPPTPPQKASCNVRLRVRAEYLEHESALRDGVSSDKRQPLERQFELFSQANSLLRARDLGSIVCDIKFTELDNLEAFWTDYLSGALLEALKGVFITDSLRVAAGSEGLRLLISVDQDDYEKGWRVLRARKMRSSSTGGHKNKHRETVGYELT comes from the exons ATGTCAGAAACTTCACACTTGACGACAACGCACAATAAAAG GTTCAAAGGTACAAAAGGGGCGAACAGGCCAACCATTAACATGACCAGCTACGCACTAAGGCGCTCTCTTAACTGGGATGAAACCGAGTGCCTCAACTATTACGGGATGTTGTCTCTACATGAGGTCTTCGAAATAGTCGGCTGTCAGCTGACAGAGACGGACATCGAAGTGCTCTCTTTCCTCTTGAATGAAACCTGTGTTGGAACACACCCCTTGAACCCTGAGGACTGGACGGTGAAGCCCTTCGAAGACGACCCACCGGAATTAGGCGTCACACCGAGTCCCATGCTCCTTACAGTCTGGAGGCGGTTGCAGTCTCAGTGCTCTCAGCACCCTGTGGTACAAGCCTCTTACAAGTCCAAGAATGGCCTTGAGTTGTTGTTGGAGCTGGAGAGGCAAGGTTACCTCAGCGATGGAAACCTGGAGCCGCTTCTGCAGCTCCTGAGAGTCCTCACACGTCATGATCTCCTGCCCCTAGTGTCCCATAAGAGAAAGAGAACTG TGTCTCCAGAAAGAATTGAAAGGCGATGCGCTGTACAACACAGAGAGTTGTTGTGCACTTCTGGCTTGAGAGGCCCCCATAGACAGGCAGAAATGCCCCTCCCTTCCTTCACACAGCAATTGAGAACAG AGTCTGGATCGTCtctgaggaggaagaagaggaagaagaggggCAATGGCTGGAGTCGCAGGCCCAAGAAAACCAACAAGCAGGACCATCCCATGCCTCCACCAACACCGCCTCAGAAAGCGTCATGCA ATGTCCGCTTAAGGGTCCGAGCCGAATACCTGGAGCACGAGTCGGCGCTCCGAGACGGCGTCTCGTCGGACAAGCGGCAGCCCCTGGAGCGGCAGTTTGAGTTGTTCAGCCAGGCCAACTCGCTGCTGCGCGCCAGAGACCTGGGATCCATCGTGTGCGACATCAAGTTCACCGAGCTGGACAACCTGGAGGCCTTCTGGACCGACTATCTGAGCGGCGCCCTGCTGGAGGCCCTCAAGGGCGTCTTCATCACAGACTCGTTGAGGGTGGCGGCGGGCTCCGAAGGCCTCCGCCTGCTCATCAGCGTGGACCAGGACGACTACGAGAAAGGCTGGCGGGTGCTGAGGGCCAGGAAGATGCGCTCTTCCAGTACCGGAGGGCACAAAAACAAACACCGTGAGACGGTGGGATATGAGCTGACTTAG